One Entomomonas asaccharolytica DNA segment encodes these proteins:
- the rsmH gene encoding 16S rRNA (cytosine(1402)-N(4))-methyltransferase RsmH codes for MTTQNFTHTTVLLNEAVEQLAIVADGCYVDGTFGRGGHSRLILSRLGKQGQLIGFDKDPLAINTGNLLMAEDKRFSIIQTSFAAMKEELEKRGLAGKVSGVLLDLGVSSPQLDDADRGFSFNQDGPLDMRMNPQSGISAKEWIASASEDEISRVFKDYGEERFAKRMARAIVQRREVKPFERTLDLADVITVANPAWEKGKHPATRAFQAIRIFVNNELGDLEHGLQAALDVLAVGGRLAVISFHSLEDRIVKQFMRRQVKGEVDQLPRDLPIQVKPFEAKLQIIGKPIYASEQEVKSNPRSRSAVLRTAEKLR; via the coding sequence ATGACAACACAAAATTTTACTCATACAACGGTGTTGTTGAATGAAGCCGTTGAACAGCTTGCCATAGTGGCCGATGGTTGTTATGTGGACGGTACTTTTGGTCGTGGTGGTCATAGCCGATTGATTCTTAGTCGGTTAGGTAAGCAAGGTCAGTTGATAGGATTTGATAAAGATCCACTTGCCATTAATACGGGAAATTTATTAATGGCTGAGGATAAACGTTTTTCAATTATCCAAACTTCTTTTGCTGCAATGAAAGAAGAATTAGAAAAACGTGGTTTAGCAGGGAAGGTATCAGGAGTTTTATTAGATTTAGGTGTTTCATCACCACAGTTAGATGATGCAGATCGTGGCTTTAGTTTTAATCAAGATGGTCCATTAGATATGCGCATGAATCCGCAGTCAGGTATCAGCGCTAAAGAGTGGATCGCATCAGCCAGTGAAGATGAAATTAGCCGAGTGTTTAAAGATTATGGTGAAGAGCGTTTTGCTAAAAGAATGGCAAGAGCGATTGTACAGAGAAGGGAAGTTAAACCATTTGAGCGGACATTAGATTTAGCGGACGTTATAACGGTAGCTAATCCCGCTTGGGAAAAGGGTAAACATCCAGCAACTCGTGCATTTCAAGCAATTCGTATCTTTGTAAATAATGAATTAGGCGATTTAGAACACGGTTTACAAGCAGCACTTGATGTTCTAGCAGTTGGTGGTCGATTAGCAGTAATTAGCTTTCATTCATTGGAAGATCGTATTGTAAAACAATTTATGCGGAGGCAGGTAAAAGGTGAAGTTGACCAATTACCAAGGGATTTACCCATACAGGTAAAACCTTTTGAGGCAAAGTTACAGATAATTGGTAAGCCAATTTACGCTAGTGAGCAGGAGGTAAAAAGTAATCCTCGCTCTCGTAGTGCTGTATTAAGAACTGCAGAGAAGTTAAGGTAA
- a CDS encoding UDP-N-acetylmuramoyl-tripeptide--D-alanyl-D-alanine ligase, producing MIKPMSLAELATLLEVTLICDSVSFDAVSIDTRTIKQGELFIAISGENFDGHDYVAKAAENGAIAAMVEFPVQGVDIPQLVVGNTRQALGKLGALNRQAFQGKVIGVTGSSGKTTVKEFIASILSKQGTVHATQGNLNNDLGVPLTLLQLTAEHEFAVIEMGASAIGEINYSVNLVKPDVSVLNNASNAHVGKFGSLENIIEAKGEIIDGLDANGTAILNLDDASFAIWQKRAGQRRVISFAKQNNQADFYASDLNSNTNGCQSFTLHSPVGETDIQLNVLGQHNVSNALAAAAACYAIAIDLEVIKEGLNAQLSVKGRTSTFLSLGGARVIDDSYNASPASVKAAIDLLAEFTGKKILVLGDMGELGQWAEQTHQQIGDYAKGKIDILYGLGPLTAFTVKAFGEKAHHYETKEELLKALHVHDDVNNIILVKGSRSMGMETLVGSLCGSAEGIH from the coding sequence ATGATTAAACCAATGTCACTGGCAGAACTAGCAACATTATTAGAAGTTACATTGATTTGTGATAGTGTAAGTTTTGATGCGGTATCCATTGATACTAGAACTATCAAACAAGGCGAGTTATTTATTGCCATTTCTGGTGAAAACTTTGATGGCCATGATTATGTAGCTAAAGCAGCAGAAAATGGTGCTATTGCTGCTATGGTTGAGTTCCCTGTACAAGGTGTCGATATTCCACAGTTAGTTGTTGGTAATACACGACAAGCCTTAGGTAAATTAGGCGCATTGAATCGACAAGCTTTTCAAGGAAAAGTAATAGGTGTTACAGGCTCTAGTGGTAAAACAACTGTTAAAGAGTTTATTGCCAGTATTTTAAGTAAACAGGGAACTGTGCATGCTACGCAAGGCAATCTAAATAATGATTTAGGGGTACCTTTAACGTTATTACAGTTAACAGCAGAACATGAGTTTGCTGTGATTGAAATGGGCGCTTCAGCAATCGGTGAAATTAACTATAGTGTTAATTTAGTAAAGCCAGATGTGTCTGTATTAAACAATGCAAGTAATGCCCATGTAGGTAAGTTTGGTAGCTTAGAGAATATTATTGAAGCTAAAGGTGAAATTATTGATGGCCTAGACGCCAATGGAACAGCCATTCTTAATTTGGATGATGCTTCTTTTGCTATTTGGCAAAAGCGAGCAGGGCAACGCAGGGTAATTAGTTTTGCAAAACAAAATAACCAAGCCGATTTCTATGCCAGCGATTTAAATAGTAATACCAATGGTTGCCAATCTTTTACTTTACATAGCCCTGTTGGCGAAACGGATATTCAATTAAATGTATTAGGGCAACATAATGTGAGTAATGCATTAGCGGCAGCAGCAGCTTGCTATGCAATAGCGATTGATTTAGAAGTTATTAAAGAAGGGTTAAATGCTCAGTTATCAGTAAAAGGGCGCACTAGCACTTTCTTATCATTAGGTGGCGCACGTGTTATTGATGATAGTTACAATGCTAGCCCTGCTTCGGTAAAGGCTGCTATTGATTTGTTAGCTGAGTTTACGGGCAAAAAAATACTGGTATTAGGTGATATGGGGGAGCTAGGACAATGGGCTGAACAAACCCATCAACAAATCGGTGATTATGCTAAAGGTAAAATTGATATTTTATATGGCTTAGGGCCATTAACTGCATTTACAGTTAAAGCCTTTGGTGAAAAAGCACATCACTACGAAACTAAAGAAGAATTGTTAAAAGCATTACATGTTCATGATGATGTGAACAATATAATTTTGGTTAAAGGATCACGTAGTATGGGGATGGAAACATTGGTAGGTAGCCTTTGTGGTTCTGCAGAAGGAATTCATTAA
- the mraY gene encoding phospho-N-acetylmuramoyl-pentapeptide-transferase has translation MLVWLFSFLQENVHSGFGAFLYQSTRGIMAVLTALLLALFLGPRMIRTLKNLQIGQVVREEGVKEHLSKTGTPTMGGVLILSSITISTLLWANLANKYVWVVIVVTLMFGAIGWVDDYRKVIEKNTKGLPSRWKYFWQSVFALAVGIFLYMTADQGSQDTSLYLPFLKHGIYPLGLFFIVFAYFVIVGTSNAVNLTDGLDGLAIMPTVLVGGALGVFCYLSGNMQFAKYLLIPYVHGSGELVIFCAALIGAGLGFLWFNTYPAQVFMGDVGSLALGAALGTIAVIVHQEIVLFIMGGVFVMETLSVIIQVASFKLTGKRVFRMAPIHHHFELKGWPEPRVIVRFWIITVILVLIGLATLKIR, from the coding sequence ATGTTAGTGTGGTTATTTAGTTTCTTACAAGAAAATGTGCATTCAGGATTTGGGGCATTTTTATACCAGTCTACTCGCGGCATTATGGCTGTTTTAACAGCGTTGTTATTAGCATTATTTTTAGGGCCACGCATGATTCGCACGTTAAAGAATCTACAAATTGGTCAAGTGGTGCGTGAAGAAGGTGTTAAAGAGCATTTATCTAAAACAGGAACACCTACAATGGGTGGCGTGTTGATTTTAAGCTCTATAACTATCAGTACCTTATTGTGGGCAAACTTAGCTAATAAATATGTCTGGGTGGTTATTGTTGTTACTTTAATGTTTGGCGCTATCGGTTGGGTAGATGATTATCGTAAAGTGATAGAGAAAAACACCAAAGGGTTGCCTAGCCGTTGGAAGTATTTTTGGCAATCAGTGTTTGCGCTAGCGGTGGGTATATTTTTATATATGACAGCCGATCAAGGTTCGCAAGATACCTCTTTATATTTACCGTTTTTAAAACACGGTATTTATCCATTAGGACTATTTTTTATTGTATTTGCTTACTTTGTGATCGTAGGTACCAGTAACGCGGTAAATTTAACAGATGGTTTAGATGGTTTAGCTATTATGCCTACTGTATTGGTAGGTGGTGCATTGGGTGTGTTCTGTTACCTGTCAGGTAATATGCAATTTGCTAAATATTTATTAATACCTTATGTACATGGTTCAGGTGAATTAGTCATTTTCTGTGCCGCTTTAATTGGCGCAGGTTTAGGCTTTCTTTGGTTTAACACTTATCCTGCACAAGTATTTATGGGGGATGTGGGCTCGTTAGCATTAGGGGCTGCTTTAGGTACTATTGCGGTGATTGTTCACCAAGAGATTGTATTATTTATTATGGGCGGTGTTTTTGTAATGGAAACACTGTCAGTGATTATTCAAGTAGCGTCTTTCAAATTAACAGGCAAGCGTGTCTTTAGAATGGCACCTATTCATCATCATTTTGAGTTAAAGGGTTGGCCAGAACCACGGGTGATAGTGAGGTTCTGGATTATTACAGTAATTTTAGTATTGATTGGTTTAGCTACCTTGAAGATAAGGTAA
- the murD gene encoding UDP-N-acetylmuramoyl-L-alanine--D-glutamate ligase produces the protein MITTSDFYIVVGLGKSGMSLVRYLASQGASFAVADTRSNPPELATLKTDYPQVEVQCGELNVDFLCKAKTLFVSPGLDLKTPALQQAAKRGVKLSGDIDLFSQLAKAPIIAITGSNGKSTVTTLVGEMSKAAGRKVAVGGNLGEPALNLLADNIELYVLELSSFQLESCQQLNAEVATLLNVSEDHMDRYADLAAYSDAKQRIFLGAKQVVINLDDPRSAPKGTADTGVRWTFTTQVANSDFTGFKLDTLQGEGWIVFNNDPLLPLDKLKIRGSHNWSNAMAALALGHAVGLSFEAMIDALVNFKGLPHRCEWVAEKAGVVYYNDSKATNVGAALAAIDGLGRDISGKIVLVAGGDGKGADFSSLKEPIKNYCRAVILLGKDAPLIEEILDTAVPRIYVNSIEQAVTEASDLAKKNDAVLLAPACASWDMFKNFEERGLLFAEAVKRLSE, from the coding sequence ATGATTACTACGAGTGACTTTTATATAGTGGTTGGCCTCGGCAAAAGTGGTATGTCATTGGTTCGTTATTTAGCGAGTCAAGGGGCATCTTTTGCTGTAGCTGATACCCGTAGTAATCCACCAGAATTAGCTACCTTAAAAACAGACTATCCACAGGTTGAAGTACAGTGTGGCGAGTTAAATGTAGATTTCCTATGTAAAGCTAAAACATTATTTGTGAGTCCTGGCCTTGATTTAAAAACGCCAGCCTTACAACAGGCAGCAAAACGAGGTGTTAAGCTATCAGGTGATATTGATTTATTTTCACAATTAGCAAAAGCCCCAATTATAGCAATCACAGGTTCTAATGGAAAAAGCACGGTTACCACATTAGTGGGTGAAATGTCGAAAGCAGCAGGTAGAAAAGTAGCTGTAGGCGGTAATCTGGGCGAACCTGCATTAAATCTTTTAGCAGATAATATTGAGCTGTATGTTTTAGAGCTTTCGAGTTTTCAATTAGAAAGTTGCCAACAATTAAATGCAGAAGTAGCTACCTTGTTGAATGTCAGTGAAGATCATATGGATCGTTATGCTGATTTAGCAGCCTATAGTGATGCTAAACAGCGTATCTTTTTAGGTGCTAAACAAGTAGTAATTAATTTAGATGATCCACGATCAGCACCCAAAGGGACTGCAGACACTGGGGTACGTTGGACATTTACTACTCAGGTAGCTAATTCAGATTTTACTGGTTTTAAATTAGATACGTTACAGGGTGAGGGTTGGATTGTTTTTAATAATGATCCATTATTACCTTTAGATAAATTAAAAATTAGAGGCAGTCATAACTGGTCTAATGCAATGGCTGCATTAGCATTAGGGCATGCTGTAGGTTTATCGTTTGAAGCGATGATAGACGCTTTAGTAAACTTTAAAGGCTTACCTCACCGTTGTGAATGGGTTGCAGAAAAAGCAGGAGTCGTTTACTACAACGATTCTAAAGCCACTAATGTGGGTGCTGCTTTAGCGGCAATTGATGGTTTAGGTAGAGATATTTCAGGTAAGATCGTGTTAGTGGCAGGTGGTGATGGCAAGGGCGCTGACTTTAGTAGTTTAAAAGAACCTATTAAAAACTATTGTCGCGCAGTCATTTTATTAGGTAAGGACGCGCCTTTAATAGAGGAAATTTTAGATACTGCTGTACCAAGAATATATGTAAATAGTATTGAGCAAGCCGTGACAGAAGCCTCTGATTTAGCTAAAAAAAATGACGCTGTATTATTAGCGCCAGCTTGTGCTAGTTGGGATATGTTTAAAAACTTTGAAGAGCGCGGTCTGCTGTTTGCAGAAGCTGTGAAGAGGTTAAGTGAATGA
- the mraZ gene encoding division/cell wall cluster transcriptional repressor MraZ: MFRGANAVSLDAKGRVAMPSRYRDELSVRCSGKLIVTVDAVDPCLNIYPLPEWELIESKLRQMPSLREETRRLHRTLIGSAQDVELDGNGRFLIPPRLRARAELDKKVVLVGQLNKFQLWDEDTWNAIELDDMAAIKEAGGLPEELRDLIL; the protein is encoded by the coding sequence TTGTTTCGCGGAGCTAATGCAGTCAGTTTAGACGCTAAAGGTCGTGTAGCGATGCCTAGTAGGTATCGTGACGAGCTAAGTGTGCGCTGCTCAGGCAAGCTTATTGTAACCGTTGATGCAGTTGACCCTTGTTTAAATATTTATCCATTACCAGAGTGGGAGCTTATTGAAAGTAAGCTCCGTCAAATGCCTTCTTTACGTGAAGAAACCCGTCGTTTACACCGTACCTTGATTGGTAGTGCTCAAGATGTTGAGTTGGATGGTAATGGGCGTTTTTTAATACCTCCCCGTTTAAGAGCACGAGCAGAGTTGGATAAAAAAGTTGTTCTAGTAGGACAACTGAATAAGTTTCAGCTTTGGGATGAAGATACATGGAATGCTATTGAGCTAGATGATATGGCAGCCATAAAAGAAGCTGGTGGTTTACCAGAAGAATTACGTGACTTAATTTTATAA
- the murE gene encoding UDP-N-acetylmuramoyl-L-alanyl-D-glutamate--2,6-diaminopimelate ligase, which produces MLLSQLLPQVQSSIEITGLKLDSRMVQQGDLFLAVKGTQQDGRDYIEQALHKGALTIVYDPEDYQLADSLVNQHPNAEFIAIKKLDTHVSDIAGRFYAEPAASLRLIGVTGTNGKTTVTQLIAQAMDLLNEPCGIIGTLGTGFWQRLQQGKQTTPDAISVQASLAKLLQEGAKAVALEVSSHGLDQGRVAALPFNVAVFTNLTRDHLDYHQTLENYAATKAKLFAWETLQARVINQDDSYGKQLISQNHQKQLLTYSIEDTTADLHCTNILFNEQGVTANLVSPQGTGLLQSQLIGRFNLSNVLAVIGSLLGLGYDLAKVLTVVPQLKAPEGRMQCLGGDEKPLVIVDYAHTPDALEQVLTALKPHVKGNLWCVFGCGGSRDKGKRPLMAAIAERLADHVVVTDDNPREEASATIINDVLQGFNNPQLVQTIADRQQAILQTITQANSDDVVLIAGKGHEDYQEVKGVRSHFSDIEQANQALKTWESK; this is translated from the coding sequence ATGTTGCTCAGCCAATTATTACCTCAAGTACAAAGCTCTATTGAAATAACAGGGCTGAAGTTAGATAGCAGAATGGTGCAGCAAGGTGATTTATTCCTTGCTGTCAAGGGTACTCAGCAAGATGGTAGAGACTATATTGAACAAGCTCTCCACAAGGGTGCATTAACTATCGTATATGATCCTGAAGATTATCAGTTAGCAGATTCTTTAGTTAATCAGCACCCTAACGCTGAGTTTATTGCAATAAAAAAATTAGATACCCATGTATCTGATATTGCTGGCCGTTTCTATGCTGAACCAGCAGCCTCATTACGTCTGATAGGGGTAACAGGTACCAATGGTAAGACCACAGTTACTCAACTAATTGCACAAGCAATGGATTTATTAAATGAACCTTGCGGCATTATAGGTACATTGGGTACAGGATTTTGGCAAAGATTACAGCAAGGTAAACAAACAACACCAGATGCAATAAGTGTTCAAGCAAGTTTAGCTAAGTTATTACAAGAAGGTGCTAAAGCGGTTGCTTTAGAAGTATCTTCCCATGGTTTAGATCAAGGAAGGGTGGCTGCATTACCTTTTAACGTGGCGGTGTTTACCAATTTAACCAGAGACCACTTAGATTATCATCAAACATTAGAAAATTACGCTGCTACTAAAGCCAAGCTTTTTGCTTGGGAAACGTTACAAGCCAGAGTGATAAATCAAGATGATAGTTATGGTAAACAGTTAATAAGCCAAAACCATCAAAAGCAGTTGCTTACTTATAGTATTGAAGACACAACTGCTGATTTGCACTGTACCAATATTTTGTTTAATGAGCAGGGTGTTACGGCCAACCTAGTTTCACCACAAGGAACAGGTTTATTACAGAGTCAGCTTATTGGACGGTTTAATTTAAGTAACGTGTTGGCGGTGATTGGCAGCTTATTAGGGTTGGGTTATGACTTAGCCAAAGTGTTGACAGTAGTACCCCAATTAAAAGCGCCTGAAGGCAGAATGCAATGTTTAGGTGGTGATGAAAAACCTTTAGTTATTGTGGATTATGCACATACCCCTGATGCTTTAGAACAAGTCTTAACAGCCTTAAAACCTCATGTTAAAGGCAACTTATGGTGTGTTTTTGGCTGCGGTGGTAGTAGAGATAAAGGTAAGCGCCCTTTGATGGCCGCTATTGCTGAAAGATTGGCAGATCACGTAGTGGTAACAGATGATAACCCTCGTGAGGAAGCGAGCGCTACGATTATTAATGATGTTTTACAAGGCTTTAATAATCCTCAGTTAGTACAGACTATTGCTGATAGGCAACAAGCTATTTTACAAACCATCACACAAGCAAACTCAGATGATGTGGTGTTAATAGCAGGTAAAGGCCATGAAGATTATCAAGAAGTAAAAGGTGTGCGTAGTCATTTTTCTGATATAGAACAAGCTAACCAAGCATTAAAGACTTGGGAGAGTAAATAA
- a CDS encoding peptidoglycan D,D-transpeptidase FtsI family protein translates to MTANTNSYPGRFKFVLVLLALMVGAIVWKLLDRHVINNEFLKLQGDLRSVRYMPISAHRGMITDRNGQYLAVSTPVISLWANPKELSQKPDEWPKLAKSLGQNVKTLSEKIKKNDDREFIYLARGLDPDKGNEILQQEFTGVYSLEEYRRFYPAGDTVSHLIGFTDIDDKGREGVELAYDGWLTGVSGKREVLKDRRGHLIKDLQIVSRAKPGKQIELSIDLRLQYLAIRELHNAMEEYGANSASLVLIDIKTGEILALANQPTYNPNNRSQLRPEEVRNRAMLDAFEPGSTVKPFSMAAALATGRWKPEDTVNVTGGQLKVGHYTIKDVSRATILDLTGVLKKSSNIGMSKIAFDIGAEPIYETMKKVGFGETTGLGFPGESTGSLPVHRKWGPAETATLSYGYGLSVTPVQLAHAYATLANNGVNLPLSLIKRDEIPVGTQVIDPAISKTVLNMLQAVVEDEGGVFRARVNGYHIAGKSGTARKTIVNKGYGENHYRSFFAGIAPATNPRFAMVVVIDEPTKVGYFGGLIAAPVFSKVMSGTLRMMNITPDNLMASDQSIAQFSNLRR, encoded by the coding sequence ATGACAGCCAATACAAATAGTTATCCAGGGCGTTTTAAATTTGTATTAGTGTTATTAGCACTGATGGTAGGGGCTATTGTTTGGAAATTGCTTGATCGCCATGTTATTAATAATGAGTTTCTTAAATTACAAGGCGATTTAAGATCAGTGCGTTATATGCCAATTTCAGCCCATCGTGGCATGATTACAGACCGTAATGGTCAATACCTTGCAGTAAGTACACCTGTTATTAGTTTATGGGCTAATCCTAAAGAGCTATCACAAAAGCCAGATGAATGGCCTAAGCTAGCAAAATCATTAGGACAGAATGTTAAAACATTATCAGAAAAAATTAAAAAGAATGATGATAGGGAGTTTATTTACCTTGCTAGGGGATTAGACCCTGATAAGGGAAATGAGATCCTACAACAAGAATTTACTGGCGTATACTCCCTTGAGGAGTATCGTCGTTTTTACCCTGCTGGAGATACAGTCTCTCATTTAATCGGTTTTACTGATATTGATGATAAAGGTAGAGAAGGGGTTGAGCTTGCCTATGATGGCTGGTTAACAGGTGTTTCTGGTAAGCGTGAAGTGTTAAAAGATCGTCGCGGTCATTTAATTAAAGACTTGCAAATTGTTAGCCGTGCTAAACCAGGTAAACAAATCGAGTTATCCATTGATTTAAGACTACAATATCTTGCCATTCGTGAATTACACAATGCCATGGAAGAGTATGGGGCTAATTCGGCTAGTTTAGTATTGATTGATATTAAAACAGGTGAAATTTTAGCATTAGCGAATCAGCCTACTTATAACCCTAATAATCGCAGCCAATTAAGACCAGAAGAAGTACGTAATCGTGCGATGTTAGATGCCTTTGAACCAGGTTCTACAGTAAAACCATTTTCGATGGCGGCTGCTTTAGCCACAGGACGTTGGAAACCAGAAGATACTGTCAATGTGACAGGCGGTCAGTTAAAAGTTGGTCACTATACAATTAAAGACGTATCGCGCGCTACTATTCTAGATTTAACAGGTGTTTTAAAGAAATCTAGTAATATTGGTATGAGTAAGATTGCCTTTGATATTGGCGCTGAACCTATTTATGAAACAATGAAAAAAGTAGGTTTTGGGGAAACGACAGGCTTAGGATTCCCTGGAGAGTCAACAGGTTCATTACCTGTTCACCGTAAATGGGGGCCAGCAGAAACAGCTACTTTATCATATGGCTATGGTCTTTCAGTAACACCCGTTCAGTTAGCCCATGCTTATGCTACCTTGGCTAATAATGGGGTGAATTTACCGCTTTCTCTGATTAAGAGGGATGAAATTCCAGTAGGTACACAAGTTATTGATCCTGCTATTTCTAAAACCGTACTTAACATGTTGCAAGCAGTTGTTGAAGATGAAGGCGGTGTATTTCGGGCACGTGTTAATGGTTATCACATAGCAGGTAAAAGCGGTACAGCAAGAAAAACGATTGTTAATAAAGGCTATGGTGAAAATCACTATCGTTCATTTTTTGCAGGTATAGCCCCTGCGACTAATCCACGTTTTGCTATGGTGGTAGTGATTGATGAGCCGACTAAAGTGGGCTATTTTGGTGGTCTAATTGCCGCCCCTGTGTTTAGTAAAGTGATGTCTGGCACATTGCGTATGATGAATATCACGCCTGATAATTTAATGGCGAGTGATCAATCTATCGCACAGTTTTCTAATTTAAGGAGGTAA
- the ftsL gene encoding cell division protein FtsL — MDKKQSAMPQGSLLMLILFIAVLVSAVMVIYTSHKNRQLLNELYQNMSIYNKAQAEWGRLILEQSTWTAYSRVERIAVNQLTMHIPVPNDVRIIGQ, encoded by the coding sequence ATGGATAAAAAACAAAGTGCCATGCCACAAGGCAGTTTATTAATGCTAATACTTTTTATTGCTGTATTGGTTTCAGCAGTAATGGTCATTTATACCAGTCATAAAAATAGACAACTGCTAAATGAGCTTTATCAAAATATGAGTATTTACAATAAAGCACAAGCAGAATGGGGTCGCTTAATTTTAGAACAAAGTACTTGGACGGCTTATAGTCGTGTTGAGAGAATAGCCGTTAATCAGCTAACCATGCATATTCCAGTCCCTAATGATGTAAGGATAATAGGCCAATGA
- a CDS encoding DUF2388 domain-containing protein, which translates to MRHLLLLVLGCLFSVQVFAFGATTNAINDIATSGSTAGTSGSAASTDTSKRDKIIEQAQNDAAAFVGSNGKIRGVYLEVALQHLRQHYHVANHIADLTLAEAILTY; encoded by the coding sequence ATGCGTCATCTATTATTACTTGTGTTAGGTTGTTTATTTTCAGTGCAAGTATTTGCATTTGGTGCTACTACGAATGCCATTAATGATATTGCCACCTCAGGTAGTACAGCAGGTACTTCAGGTTCAGCAGCATCCACAGATACCAGCAAGCGAGATAAAATTATTGAACAAGCACAAAATGATGCGGCTGCTTTTGTGGGTAGCAATGGCAAAATACGTGGTGTATATTTAGAAGTAGCATTACAACACCTTCGCCAACACTATCACGTAGCTAATCATATTGCTGATTTGACACTAGCTGAAGCGATTTTGACCTATTAA
- the ftsW gene encoding putative lipid II flippase FtsW translates to MKQSIVCLNPSPVYSRRGFDVDFPLLAGCLLLLGLGAVMIASASSEVASVQTGNTFYNLTRHLVYLAIGMMTTAAVLVVPIKVWQKYSAHLLCVAVVLLVAVLIPGIGRNVNGASRWIGVGLFNIQPSELGKLFAVIYLAGYLVRRKEQVRDTWSGFFKPFVVLLPVAWLFLLEPDFGATVVMMGAALAMLFLGGVSMGRFLLMVLMSIGAVVFLVLTQEYRMHRLMNFTDPFADQFGSGYQLSQSLIAFGRGDLLGLGLGNSIQKQFYLPEAHTDFVFAVLAEELGLVGSLCTVALFVFVGVRALFIGLWAEHEKRYFSAYVAYGIAMLWLGQFIINVGVNVGLLPTKGLTLPFLSYGGSSLVICCLCLGILLRIDWERRYPDPELSYVFTDKDFPEESLEVKHGR, encoded by the coding sequence ATGAAACAGTCTATTGTTTGTTTAAATCCTTCTCCTGTTTATAGCCGACGCGGTTTTGATGTTGATTTTCCACTGTTAGCAGGTTGCTTATTATTATTAGGTCTAGGTGCTGTGATGATTGCCTCTGCTTCTTCTGAGGTAGCATCGGTACAAACAGGTAACACCTTTTATAACTTAACAAGACATTTGGTTTATCTTGCTATTGGTATGATGACCACGGCGGCTGTTTTAGTAGTACCTATTAAAGTATGGCAAAAATACAGTGCGCATTTACTGTGTGTCGCAGTGGTGTTATTAGTGGCTGTATTAATTCCAGGAATTGGGCGCAATGTAAATGGTGCAAGTCGTTGGATTGGTGTAGGTTTATTTAATATTCAACCCTCTGAATTAGGAAAGTTATTTGCTGTTATCTATTTAGCAGGTTATTTAGTTCGTCGTAAAGAGCAGGTTAGAGATACATGGTCAGGTTTCTTTAAGCCCTTTGTTGTGTTATTACCTGTGGCGTGGCTATTCTTGTTAGAGCCTGATTTTGGTGCAACAGTGGTGATGATGGGTGCGGCACTGGCGATGTTGTTCTTAGGCGGTGTTAGTATGGGACGCTTCCTATTGATGGTATTAATGAGTATTGGGGCGGTGGTATTTTTGGTTTTAACGCAAGAATATCGGATGCACCGTTTGATGAACTTTACTGACCCCTTTGCTGATCAGTTTGGTTCTGGCTATCAATTAAGCCAATCATTAATCGCCTTTGGACGGGGTGATTTATTAGGATTAGGGCTTGGTAATAGTATTCAAAAACAATTTTACTTACCTGAGGCACATACTGACTTTGTATTTGCTGTGTTAGCTGAGGAGCTAGGTTTAGTAGGCTCGCTATGTACAGTGGCATTATTTGTATTTGTAGGTGTCAGGGCATTATTTATCGGCCTATGGGCAGAGCATGAAAAACGATATTTTTCAGCTTATGTGGCGTATGGCATTGCGATGTTATGGCTTGGTCAATTTATTATTAATGTAGGGGTAAATGTCGGGCTATTACCTACCAAAGGTCTGACTTTGCCCTTTTTAAGCTATGGCGGTAGTTCTTTGGTTATTTGCTGTCTTTGTTTAGGAATACTATTACGTATTGATTGGGAAAGACGTTATCCAGACCCTGAACTATCTTATGTGTTTACTGATAAGGATTTTCCAGAAGAATCTTTGGAGGTGAAGCATGGTCGCTAA